CTTCACGCGTACCCGCGCGCCGGAGCCGCTGCCTTCAATGGTGTTGGCCACAACCAGCGCGCCGTCAAACTCATCGCCGGGGGCGGCTGCCAGCGGCAGCAAGGGCTTGAGAATAAGCGTGCCGCGCACTTCCATGGAAGCCTCTGTTCTGCCCGCCAGGGCAATGCCCTGCCTGGGTGCGGCGCTGCCCACGGCCATGATGCGGATTTTGCCGCTGGCGTACTGCGGCACGGTAAAGCGCACCTCAGTACCCTTGGCGTCCACAGGCACAATTTCCTGCCACAGAGCAAAGGGCGGCTCGCCCCTGCGTTTGAAAGGATTGAGGAAGCGCCCGCCGGGGCCGGACATGTCGCCGCCGAAACCGGGAATGCGGCCACGCAGGCGCGCATGGTCGGGCATGAGCAAGTCAAATATCTGGGCGGTGCTTACATCCAGCGCCCGGTCGCCCAAAAGGTCGCGCAACGGGTCTGGCGTGGTAAATCCCGTGAGTTGCAACACGCCTTCATCCACGGCAAAGATCAGCGCGCGGCCCGGCACCCGGGAGGTAAGCCGCACGGTGACGGTATCGCCCGGCAAGGCGCGCGCCGGGGCGGTGAGGGCAAGGCCCAGATCGCGCTGGTCAATGCCCGCCATAAAGGGAGCCACAGCGACCACGTGCGGTTTCATATAGACCACGTCCGAATCCAGCGAACGGGCGTAGGAAACGTTTACATAGCCCCGCCCCTGGAAGTCATCGGGAATGCGGATCTCCTGCACGCTTTCGCCAGCCTGGGCCGTGAACCATGCCTGAGCCAGCACGTTTTCGCGTTCAATGGTTATGAGGCCCGCACCCGCGTAGGGCGTGGAAATGCGCATCTTGATGGTGTCGCCCGGGGCGTACTGCTGCTTGTCGAGCTTGAGGCGCAGATCGCCCTTGGCAAGGGATTCGGTGGAAAGTGCCGAAGGCTGGGCAAGCCTGTCGCCAGCCACCGTGTAGGGAATGACCGCCAGCACGGCCCCGTCTGGCTGCCGCACGGTGAGCAGGAAATCGCCCGCATCCGTAGTGGGTAGGGGCAGGGAGAGGCCCTGCGCCCCGAGATCGAGGGTTTTGCGCGTCAGTTCCGTATCGATGGGCGTGGCGTCATAGCGGTATTCGCCTCTGGAATCCGTCACCAGACTGTTGACGTAGCGCCGGGCGGAAAACACGGCTTCGGCCTTGGCAAGGTTTACGGGCGCAAGGTCGTTGTTCAGCACCAGCAGGCGCAGGGATGCCTTGGCGTTTTGCGGGATGTAGTCAAGGTTGTTGACCTCGCCTTCAGGCTTGTAGCCAAGGGCCACCGCCAGAGGCGAGAACAGCGCATCAAGCTGGCGGGTAACGGCCCTGCCGCCCGCAGGCTCAAAGCCTTCGATCTGCACGGCCCCGCGCAGGGTACCGGCCTGCAACCTGCCCAGAGGCAGGGCAAAGGCGGCTATGCCCTTGCTGTCGGTAAATGCGGCGGGCAGTTCCAGCGACTGGCCTTCGCCCTCAAAGCCCGCAGGCTCATAGAATGTATAGTCTTCGTACCCTGCAAAGTGCAGGCGGCTTTTTTCCGTGCGCAGGGTGGCCTGAACCCGGTGATTGACCGCAGGTTCGCCATACAGATTGTCCAGCCGCGCCTGTGCTTCCACAGCCAGGGCGTCCTGCCCTGTGCGTATCCAGCCTTTGGGCGCTGCGGGGGTAAACGAGGCCGCAAGGGCCAGAGTGTCGGGCTGAAATTCTTCAACACGCACACGGGTGCTGCCCAGCACGGGCGAAGCGCCGGATCGGGTAGTGTCGCCCGGCAGGCGCACATCCAGCTGGTACGAGCCCACGGCTGCATCTTCGAGGCAGGCCCAGTCAAAGGAGTTCAGGCCGTCATCGCCAACGGTAAAGGCGCGTCGCATGACCTCTGCCCCGGTGGGGCTGACAAGCACCGCCTCCAACGGCAGACCGGCGGGCATGGGCTGCCAGTCAAACCGCCGCACAATGCAGCCAAAATGCAGGGTTTCGCCCGGCAGGTAGATGCCGCGCTGGCTGAAAACCGAGGCGCTCAGGCCATCGGCCGAGGTGTGGCGGCCAGAAATGGCAAAGTTGCTGTAATCCACCATGCGGGTGGCATCGTCCAGCGAGATCCATGCCAGATCCTGCGGGCCAGTATCTTTGCCCGCATCGGCGGCCTTCCCGGCTGCGGGGGCCAGAGCCACCACGGCCACGGGGCGTTTTCCGCGTTCAAGGCCATTGGCGGGCGGCAGGTCGGCGCGGCCCTGCGCGTTGGTGACGGCGCTTTGCAGCGGCAAACCGTTAAGGCCCAGCAGGCGCACTTCCGCGCCTTGCACGGGCTTGCCGGTGCCCAGATGCTGCACAAAGACCGTACGCGCTCCGTCCCCCGCCATTTTAACGGTCAGGCCCATATCTGTGACAAGCAGCAGGCGGGCAGCGTAGGCAATGGATTTATCGCCGCTGTACCCGGTCAGCTCTATGCGCATGAGGCCGTGCACCGGCTCCTTGCCGCCGCGCAGCAACGGGGCCAGATCAAGCACGGGAAAGGATGAAACGCCTGCCTGTTCCTTGCGAACTTCAATGCGGCCTTCCACCACATCGCTCATCACGTCCATATCTGCCGTGGGGTATTCAAACCCCGATTCTTTTGCGGCAAGGGCCAGGAAAGGATCGCGGACGCGCTCGGCGCGCCAGGCCACGGAGGTAAGGCCCGTGGCGTAAATATCCAGCTTTTTCTGGCCGCTCAGGGTCAGCACGTTGCCGGGCTGCAAAAAGCCCACTTCGGTTCCGAGGGAGGGTACAGTCATGATAAAGCGGCGAACCTGCGCTGTTTCCGGCCCTGCGGTGGAGGGCAGGCCCTTGTCCACTGCGGCCAGCAGGCCGCGCCCGGCCTCTGCGGGAATGCGCAGCAGGATGCGGTCTGCCGGTTCATCGGCTGCCTGCATCAGCTCCGGCTTGAGGCGAGTGCCATTTTTGACGTCTTCAGGGCTGATGGCGGGCATTTTTGTCCAGTCAGCATCTTTCCCTGCCTCGGCGGTGAGCTTGCGGGGCAACTGGATAAGCTCAAGCTTGCGCAGCAGCTCTGTGGGCAGGACGCGCAGGGTGGTTTTGACCTCAAGCTGGAATTTTTTGTCCAGTTTGTCGTCATAGACGGGATTAATAGTAATTTTAGCCACATCCATCAGGCGGGCACGCCCGGTGATGGAGAAGAGGGCCTCCACGCTTGGCGGGGCCTTGGCGTCTTTTTTGGGCGCGGCAACCACGCACTTGCCCGAGCCTTCGGCAAAGGCGGGCAAACCCTTGATGCTGATGCGGGCGGCGGCGTTGTTCTCCGGCAGGGCTATTACGGGCGCGGTGACGACCACCTCGTCGCGGCGTTCGTTCCACACAAGGCGGGGCGCGCCAAGGGCAAGGCCGCTTTTGGCATCGCTGGGGGCAATGGTGATGCGGCCATCCATATCCTGCGTGCCTACGGGCCAGATAAAGCGCAAGGGGACGGAAACGGCATGCGCGCCCTTGGGCGAGGGATCAATCCAGAAGGTTTCCTTGCCAACGCGCACGGCCTGGGGCTGGGTGGCGTACACAGTCTGTCGCTTGAGAGAGAATCGCCCCGGCAAAGCCATTTTTTCCAGAGAAATGGTGTAGCGGGTGTCGGGCGACAGGTGTTCCTTGGGGGTGAATTCCATGGTGGAGTCGTCAACCCAGCGCCACACGCCAGCCACAGGCGGGGTCATGCGCACGGCATCCACAACGCGTCCTTCCTCCCCTGCGGGGGAAGAGGCGCACTGGCGCGACCAGTCCGCGCCGTATTCTTTTTTGCAGCGGGCTTCATCCACCTGAAAAGTTATGGAAAACCCTTCGCGGCGCAGCCAGTTGTCCTCCTGCGGATTGCTGGGCGCAGCCACCCTGTAGGCAGGCCCGGCCAGCGCGGGTGCGGCTTGCAGAAACACGGCCAGAATTATGAACAGGAAACGCAGTGGCGTTGTCGGCATGATTCCTCCGCAGTGCGGTAGAGGGCAGGAGCGAAAATCCGGTGCCCGCATGGCCCGGAGCGCTGCAAAACAGGTGGAATTATGAAGGAAGTGCCCGCTAACGCTACGCGTTAACAGGTGCTATGCTATGAATGCCGGATTCGGCAGTATTTGTCTACGGCGGTCATGAAACAGGGGCGGGTGCTGCCGGATTGCGCCGGGGGGAGGCGCAAGCAGCAAATGGTACAGAAGTATACAGGGCCGTATGGCAAGGTGATCGGCACGCACACAGAACATGTGCAGAATCGCGGCAGCCTCGTGCGTTGAGGCCGCGTGTCGGCCTAGTGCGCCAGCCCAGGGCAGGCCCGGTCTTCAAGGCTGTCCGCATTGAGCCACATATGGCGGATGATGCCGTCCACAAGGCCTATCTTGGGTATGACAAACTGCTTTGCGCCCGACATGTCGACTACGCCGAGGAATATGTCCAGTGCCGGAACAATAACGTCCGCGCGGTAGGCGTTGAGACCGTATTTTTCCATACGGCCTTCCAGCGGCAGGGCCAGCAGATCCTTGTACAGGGCGCGCAGTTCCGGCGCGCCAACGGGCTTGCCGTCCCGTTTTTCGAGCAGCTTTGAAACCTTGTTGATATTGCCGCCAGAGGCAATGACGCATTCCGGCGCGTAAGTTTCACCCAGTCTGCGCATTTCTGCGGCAAAGCGCTCGCGTTCCGCCGGGTTCACCGCATTGGCGAGAATGCGCACCGTGCCGAGCTGAAAGGAAAAAGCCTCTTGCAGCTTGCCATCGCGCAGGGCAACCACCTCTGTGCTGCCGCCGCCCACATCCACATATAGGGCGCTTTCCACATCGGCATATCTGGCGAGGGCGTTGGCATTAAAGAGAATCTGCGCTTCTTCCAGCCCGCTGATGATATCTATGCGCAGGCCTGTTTTTTCGCGCACCAGATTCATGATGTCCTGCCCGTTGGCGGCATCGCGCATGGCGCTGGTGGCGCAGATGCGGTAGTGGTCAACCCCGTAGGCCCGCATGATGTGGGCAACGCCGATCATGGCGTCCACAAGGGCAGCCTGCTTTTGTTCTGAGATGGCCCCGTAAAGGAAAACATCCGTCCCAAGGCGAATGGGAATGCGAAGGTAGGCATTTTTTTTGACTGGCTTGTCGGGGCTCAGCTCTTCAACGTTGCTGATGAGAAAGCGTATGGCGTTGGAGCCCACGTCAATGGCGGCAAGCATGCTGGGTTTCACTCGGTCTCCTCTGGAGCATTTAACACTTGAAATACTCGCTTACGGCAGGCAAAACCTGCCTGCGCGTATTTCGTGGCAAGGATTTTCAGAAAAATCCTTGCAGAGCAATTAACTCACTTCATTCGTAAACTGCTCTTGCGGCAGGGTGTGGAATGCCTTGTGGTAGTTACCGCACGCCCTGAGGCGCGGTTCAGCAAGACTACACCAAAACCGCAGGAATATACACTGGTTTTTGGGGCGGAGCGTGCGGGAAAGCCTGCGTCTCCAGAGCATCATTGTGTCGAATTTGCCTGTCCGCAAGGCTGGATCGCCGTGCAGGCGTCCAGAGTGCGGATTGTTTTCATAATCCGCGTACGGCAGCAAATCCATTGAAGGATAATCGCTCTAGGTTTCGGCCAGTGCGCCAGCGGTATCGCCCTGCACGGCGGAGGGGGGCTTGCGCACGGGCTTTCGGCTTTTGGTTGCAGGTGTCCGCGACTTTTTGGCCCGGCTTATTTCGTTCTGAGCGGCAGGCGTATCTGCCGCAGGGCGGGCGGCCATGCGGCTGTAATATTCGTGCAGCACCGTCTGCGAGCGGCAGGGGGCCACGGATTCGCCCTTGCTGTATTTGTTGGCCCCGGTGCCGTCAAGAATGCGGGCCTTGACGTTGTCCGCCCACTGGATGTCAAAAATGTCCCGCAGATTCTGGCGCAGGGCCGGGCAGTGGACAGGCGCCGCCACCTCCAGCCTGCGGTCAAGATTGCGGGGCATCCAGTCGGCGCTTGAAATATAGGCCAGTTCACTGCCGTTGTTGCAAAAGAGCGCAATGCGCGCATGCTCGAGAAATTTGTCCACAATGCTGATGGCCCGGATGTTTTCGCTCAGATCCTGAACCTGCGGCTTGAGGCAGCAGGCGCTGCGCACGATAAGGCGTATTTCCACCCCGGCCTTGCTGGCGCGGTAAAGCAGCCGGATCATGGATTCATCGGTAAGGCTGTTGAGTTTTACGTGGATGTATGCCTTTTTCCCGGCTTTGGCATTGCGTATTTCTCGCTCGATGGCGTTGGTGAAAAAGGCGCGCATGCACTGGGGGGCCGCCACCAGCTCCCGGCACGAAACCGGCTTGTGCGAGGCATTGAGAAAATTGAATATGGTGCGGGCGTCTTCCGCAAATCCGGGATTGGCTGTCAGCAGCCCCATGTCGCTGTACAGGCGGGCCGTGTCTTCGTTGAAGTTGCCGGTGCCGATATAGACATAGCCTGTTTTTTTGCTGCCCTCGATGCGCTCCACAAGAATGACCTTGCTGTGCACCTTGAGGTCTTTGAGACCGTGGATAACGCGCACTCCGCCCTGATGCAGCATGTCGATGCTTTTGACGTTGCGCTCTTCGTCAAAGCGGGCCATGAGCTCCACGCAGGCCGTAACCCTTTTGCCGTTCTGCGCGGCATTGATGAGGGCATTGATGATGCGCGAATGGTCTGCCATGCGGTACAGGGTGATGGAAATATCCGTCACCTTGGGGCCGATGGCCGCCTCGCACAGAAATTCCACCACATGGTTGAAGGTGTGGTAGGGAAAGTGCAGCAGAATATCCTTGTTGCGCACTACCTTGAGAATGCTGGAGAATGGTTTGATGTCCGGATGTGTGAGGGCGGGCATGACGGCGTTTTCCAGATCGGGCCGCACACGCGGAAAGTTCATGAGGCTGCGCATCATATGGTAGCGCGCGCCGGGGTCAAGTTCGCTCTTTTTAAGGTTGAGCTTTGAGCCCAGCAGAAAGAGCAGGTCTTCGGGCATGGCGCTGTCGTAGATAAGGCGCACCGGGCGGCCCCGCAGGCGGTGTTCCAGGCCTTCTTCCATTTTTTCAATGAGGCTTTTGGACACATCGTCGTCAAGGCTCAGCTCCGCATCGCGCATTACCTTGAAGGTGTATGCGGAAATGCGGTCGTAGTTGAACATGAAGAAAATATTGTTCAGGCACAGTCTGATGATGTCGTCCACAAAGATGATATCGTGGCAGCCGGGTGACGAGGGCATTTCCACAAAGCGCGGGCAGGCCGCGTTGACGGGGATGCGCAATACCGCATAGCGGCATTTGCCGGGGGCCGCATCTGATTCCATCTTGATGGCATGGTATATCTGGCTGTCTTGCAGAAAGGGCAGCCGGGCGGATTTGTTCAGAATAAGCGGCACCAGCTGCGGATAGACCACATTGCCGAAATATCCCCGGCAAAAGGCATCCTGGCCTTCGCTGAGTTCGGTTTCATCACGCACGCGTATGCCCTCGTGCTCCATGGCGTCCAGCACTTCCTCGTAGGTTTCGCGAAAGGCCGTTTGCGCGGTGGCGGCCTTGTCGTTAACGCGCTGCAAGGCTTCATCCGGGGTCAAGCCGCCCATGAGCAGCGGCTTTATTTTGCTCTTGGAGCGGGTAAGGC
The window above is part of the Desulfovibrio desulfuricans DSM 642 genome. Proteins encoded here:
- a CDS encoding alpha-2-macroglobulin, with protein sequence MPTTPLRFLFIILAVFLQAAPALAGPAYRVAAPSNPQEDNWLRREGFSITFQVDEARCKKEYGADWSRQCASSPAGEEGRVVDAVRMTPPVAGVWRWVDDSTMEFTPKEHLSPDTRYTISLEKMALPGRFSLKRQTVYATQPQAVRVGKETFWIDPSPKGAHAVSVPLRFIWPVGTQDMDGRITIAPSDAKSGLALGAPRLVWNERRDEVVVTAPVIALPENNAAARISIKGLPAFAEGSGKCVVAAPKKDAKAPPSVEALFSITGRARLMDVAKITINPVYDDKLDKKFQLEVKTTLRVLPTELLRKLELIQLPRKLTAEAGKDADWTKMPAISPEDVKNGTRLKPELMQAADEPADRILLRIPAEAGRGLLAAVDKGLPSTAGPETAQVRRFIMTVPSLGTEVGFLQPGNVLTLSGQKKLDIYATGLTSVAWRAERVRDPFLALAAKESGFEYPTADMDVMSDVVEGRIEVRKEQAGVSSFPVLDLAPLLRGGKEPVHGLMRIELTGYSGDKSIAYAARLLLVTDMGLTVKMAGDGARTVFVQHLGTGKPVQGAEVRLLGLNGLPLQSAVTNAQGRADLPPANGLERGKRPVAVVALAPAAGKAADAGKDTGPQDLAWISLDDATRMVDYSNFAISGRHTSADGLSASVFSQRGIYLPGETLHFGCIVRRFDWQPMPAGLPLEAVLVSPTGAEVMRRAFTVGDDGLNSFDWACLEDAAVGSYQLDVRLPGDTTRSGASPVLGSTRVRVEEFQPDTLALAASFTPAAPKGWIRTGQDALAVEAQARLDNLYGEPAVNHRVQATLRTEKSRLHFAGYEDYTFYEPAGFEGEGQSLELPAAFTDSKGIAAFALPLGRLQAGTLRGAVQIEGFEPAGGRAVTRQLDALFSPLAVALGYKPEGEVNNLDYIPQNAKASLRLLVLNNDLAPVNLAKAEAVFSARRYVNSLVTDSRGEYRYDATPIDTELTRKTLDLGAQGLSLPLPTTDAGDFLLTVRQPDGAVLAVIPYTVAGDRLAQPSALSTESLAKGDLRLKLDKQQYAPGDTIKMRISTPYAGAGLITIERENVLAQAWFTAQAGESVQEIRIPDDFQGRGYVNVSYARSLDSDVVYMKPHVVAVAPFMAGIDQRDLGLALTAPARALPGDTVTVRLTSRVPGRALIFAVDEGVLQLTGFTTPDPLRDLLGDRALDVSTAQIFDLLMPDHARLRGRIPGFGGDMSGPGGRFLNPFKRRGEPPFALWQEIVPVDAKGTEVRFTVPQYASGKIRIMAVGSAAPRQGIALAGRTEASMEVRGTLILKPLLPLAAAPGDEFDGALVVANTIEGSGSGARVRVKMESASGGLAFAQEPAPQTVTVDENGEATINFRMRAQDILGEAAVRFTASLENSKADKAGPDNIGADKPIIRTQTVSIRPPMPRLRTESVTPLRGPTSVDLQRNLYPFEAQGQASVGAMPVLALRSLLAKLNTYPYGCTEQLISRAMPYAALLGSPEARHEVLRNPNLSPETMLKRGNKVISAALSTIMGNFTQYEGVSLWPGGTANDFVTAYAADFLLTLRDSGTVTPEGLSHNLLDTLESIVGRSPTDMADARVKLYGAWILQRDGRIMTQDLERIEQWLKDNFKGWENDIAAAFLADSYDMLRLRRRAEQRMPAVLTRCDDEFMSNGAVRALHALMVVRHFPEKKKQLRMADLLDSAFSTYATTVDMGLVARTLLVIGDATALKADSLSLTCQQYAQGFTPAEGKASPLGGALVLDAPGCTRYRAEMPQGEPLLSLLVTTEGFDRAVMSDASNGISLQRRYLDSKGEAITTARLGDVITVELAVQASGEINNVVLLDLLPGGFEPVLEKNGQSQPQDGLVRYERREDRGIFFVDLNGDRQTFTYKVRAASRGRFVLPAATAEAMYNPAVNARTGGGNVTVE
- a CDS encoding exopolyphosphatase → MKPSMLAAIDVGSNAIRFLISNVEELSPDKPVKKNAYLRIPIRLGTDVFLYGAISEQKQAALVDAMIGVAHIMRAYGVDHYRICATSAMRDAANGQDIMNLVREKTGLRIDIISGLEEAQILFNANALARYADVESALYVDVGGGSTEVVALRDGKLQEAFSFQLGTVRILANAVNPAERERFAAEMRRLGETYAPECVIASGGNINKVSKLLEKRDGKPVGAPELRALYKDLLALPLEGRMEKYGLNAYRADVIVPALDIFLGVVDMSGAKQFVIPKIGLVDGIIRHMWLNADSLEDRACPGLAH
- the ppk1 gene encoding polyphosphate kinase 1, with translation MKPSAVMNNRELSWLSFNERILQEARDHSTPLMQRLRFLGIFSSNQDEFIKVRVASLVRLTRSKSKIKPLLMGGLTPDEALQRVNDKAATAQTAFRETYEEVLDAMEHEGIRVRDETELSEGQDAFCRGYFGNVVYPQLVPLILNKSARLPFLQDSQIYHAIKMESDAAPGKCRYAVLRIPVNAACPRFVEMPSSPGCHDIIFVDDIIRLCLNNIFFMFNYDRISAYTFKVMRDAELSLDDDVSKSLIEKMEEGLEHRLRGRPVRLIYDSAMPEDLLFLLGSKLNLKKSELDPGARYHMMRSLMNFPRVRPDLENAVMPALTHPDIKPFSSILKVVRNKDILLHFPYHTFNHVVEFLCEAAIGPKVTDISITLYRMADHSRIINALINAAQNGKRVTACVELMARFDEERNVKSIDMLHQGGVRVIHGLKDLKVHSKVILVERIEGSKKTGYVYIGTGNFNEDTARLYSDMGLLTANPGFAEDARTIFNFLNASHKPVSCRELVAAPQCMRAFFTNAIEREIRNAKAGKKAYIHVKLNSLTDESMIRLLYRASKAGVEIRLIVRSACCLKPQVQDLSENIRAISIVDKFLEHARIALFCNNGSELAYISSADWMPRNLDRRLEVAAPVHCPALRQNLRDIFDIQWADNVKARILDGTGANKYSKGESVAPCRSQTVLHEYYSRMAARPAADTPAAQNEISRAKKSRTPATKSRKPVRKPPSAVQGDTAGALAET